Below is a genomic region from Catenuloplanes atrovinosus.
GCGATTCGCTCGGCCTGCGTGCGGGCCTGGCGGTCCCTGCGGACGACCCGGCAGCGCATCGAGGCCGGCGTGGCGTTCGTGGCGGCCGTGGCCTGCATCGTCGTGGCGGCCATGCAGGTCGGCCCGGCGCTCGCGGAGCCGAAGGTCGAGGGAAAGCCGGTGCCGGACACCCTGCTGGCGTCGATCGTCCTCGGCACCACGTCCTGCCCGGCGCTGACCGGCGAGCGGCTCGCCGCCCAGCTGATGGCCGCGTCCGAGTTCGAGGTCAGCGCGGTGTCGGACACCGGCGAGGGCCTGGCCGGCATGGACGCCGAGCAGTGGGCGCAGTGGGCGCCCTGGCCGGACGCGCAGCGCTCGGACGCCCGGGCGAACGTGCTGGCGCTCGCGCACCAGACCTGCGAGCTGGTCGGCCAGGTGCGCGCGGCCGGCGTCGACGCCGACCACTGGGAGGCCGCGGTCGCGGCCCGCAAGGTGGGCCTCCAGGCCGTGGCCACGGAGAAGCGCATCCCGGACGCCGCCGCCGAGCACGTCGACCTGGTCGTCGGCTACTCCAACTGGTACGCGGACCAGCCACAGTTCGCCGAGAGCGGCGCCGAGCCCGCGCCGGCCGTCGCGTCGGCCGCGGCCGGCACCGGCGTCCCGGAGGAGTACCTCGACGCGGTCCGCCGGGCCGGGCAGGTCTGCCCCGCCGCGATCAGCCCCGCGCGGATCGCCGCCCAGCTGATGGCGCTCTCCGGCTTCAACCCGAACATGCGCGGCGACGACCGCCAGGGCATCGCGCAGTTCACCACCCAGATGTGGAAGCAGTACGCGCCGAAGAACGCGTCCGTGTGGGACCCGCAGGACGCCATCCCGGCGCTCGGCACCGCGATGTGCGACCTGAAGAACCAGCTCTCCGGCATGCGGCTGAAGGGCGCGGAGCAGGCCGACTCGTACACGCTGGCGCTCGCCGCGTACCAGTGGGGCATGACCGCGGTCCGGGCCGAGGCCGGGGTGCCGCGCAAGGCGTCCGTGCCGCAGCTCGCCGACCAGGTCGACGCGTTCCTCCCGGTCTACTCGGCCGACACGCGGCTCAGCACCGCGCCGCCGTCCCCGCCGACGTCCGCGCCGGCCTCGCCCTCGCCGTCCCCGACCGCCGCCGGCCCGTCGCCGACCGGCTCGCCGAGCCCCTCTCCGGAGAGCTCGACCCCGGCCGCCCCGGCCGCCCCGGCCGTGAAGACGTGGGACCCG
It encodes:
- a CDS encoding RICIN domain-containing protein; the protein is MKVRSLLTAIRSACVRAWRSLRTTRQRIEAGVAFVAAVACIVVAAMQVGPALAEPKVEGKPVPDTLLASIVLGTTSCPALTGERLAAQLMAASEFEVSAVSDTGEGLAGMDAEQWAQWAPWPDAQRSDARANVLALAHQTCELVGQVRAAGVDADHWEAAVAARKVGLQAVATEKRIPDAAAEHVDLVVGYSNWYADQPQFAESGAEPAPAVASAAAGTGVPEEYLDAVRRAGQVCPAAISPARIAAQLMALSGFNPNMRGDDRQGIAQFTTQMWKQYAPKNASVWDPQDAIPALGTAMCDLKNQLSGMRLKGAEQADSYTLALAAYQWGMTAVRAEAGVPRKASVPQLADQVDAFLPVYSADTRLSTAPPSPPTSAPASPSPSPTAAGPSPTGSPSPSPESSTPAAPAAPAVKTWDPTISYQFVNALSGRILEVPGTDNITAGGTTMQLWDNLREKDMFWHIANAEDPAYVVITNAHNNKALGIRDGSVDNSAEVVMLDPAFADHNQQWQLVDGGDQGYFLINRKSGKAVDMSGDDCCAGNGASVQQYDRQDHAVDQHWKVVQ